A portion of the Mesobacillus sp. AQ2 genome contains these proteins:
- a CDS encoding ABC transporter substrate-binding protein: MKVRLLSLIFVLLVGIAGCSSNNAGTKEKTEIDFWFPVAVGGDVAKIVDKIVADFEKENPDIKVNAKYGGSYAETMTQVMASSQGGNPPELAVLFSIDLFTLLENDLIEEVTPLFDKEYLDDFYDGFMANSSIGDKVYSLPFQRSTIVLYYNKDAFKEAGLDPEAPPENWDQLVEYGKKLTKNGGKDQWGLEIPSTGYQYWMFQALALQTEDNIMSEDGKEVYFNKPYAKEAMEYWLSLGKEHKIMPEGVIEWATVPSDFLSGKTAMMYHTTGNLTNVKNNANFDFGVSFLPANNQYGSPTGGGNIYLFKDLPKANKKAAIKFMKFLTEPERVAQWSIDTGYVATRESAYETDLLKKYVEEFPPALVAREQLEYADSELATYQNGEVQKIFNDHIQSILTGQSSVDEGLDKAQEKAEEVLKPFQ, from the coding sequence ATGAAAGTCAGGCTTTTATCATTAATCTTTGTTTTATTGGTTGGCATTGCTGGATGCAGCAGCAATAATGCTGGAACGAAAGAAAAGACTGAGATTGATTTCTGGTTCCCGGTTGCGGTTGGCGGGGATGTAGCGAAAATCGTGGATAAAATTGTAGCAGATTTTGAGAAAGAAAACCCCGACATTAAGGTTAATGCGAAATATGGTGGCAGTTATGCTGAAACCATGACACAGGTAATGGCTTCGTCGCAGGGGGGGAATCCGCCTGAACTGGCTGTCTTGTTCTCCATCGATCTTTTCACTTTGCTTGAAAATGACTTGATCGAAGAGGTAACACCTTTGTTTGATAAGGAGTATTTAGATGATTTCTATGATGGGTTTATGGCCAACTCATCTATCGGGGATAAGGTGTACAGCTTGCCATTCCAGCGCAGTACGATTGTCCTTTACTACAACAAGGATGCATTCAAAGAGGCCGGATTGGATCCGGAAGCTCCACCGGAAAACTGGGATCAGCTGGTTGAATACGGTAAGAAGCTGACGAAAAATGGCGGCAAGGATCAATGGGGATTAGAAATTCCGAGTACTGGATACCAGTATTGGATGTTCCAGGCTTTAGCACTTCAAACGGAAGACAACATCATGTCTGAAGACGGAAAGGAAGTTTATTTCAACAAGCCTTACGCGAAAGAAGCAATGGAATACTGGCTGTCCCTTGGGAAAGAGCACAAGATCATGCCTGAGGGTGTGATTGAATGGGCGACCGTTCCTTCTGACTTCCTGAGTGGAAAAACTGCAATGATGTACCATACGACAGGCAACCTGACGAATGTGAAGAACAATGCGAACTTTGATTTCGGAGTATCTTTCTTGCCAGCGAACAATCAATATGGTTCTCCGACTGGCGGAGGAAACATTTACTTATTCAAGGATCTTCCAAAAGCCAACAAGAAAGCTGCAATCAAGTTCATGAAGTTCCTTACAGAACCTGAGCGTGTCGCACAGTGGTCAATCGATACAGGTTATGTAGCGACTAGAGAATCTGCTTATGAAACTGACTTGTTGAAGAAATATGTCGAGGAATTCCCGCCTGCACTTGTTGCACGTGAGCAACTGGAATATGCGGATAGTGAATTGGCCACCTACCAAAATGGTGAGGTGCAGAAAATCTTCAATGACCATATTCAATCAATCTTGACTGGTCAAAGCTCAGTTGACGAAGGATTGGATAAAGCGCAGGAAAAAGCGGAAGAAGTGCTGAAACCTTTTCAGTAA
- the rbsB gene encoding ribose ABC transporter substrate-binding protein RbsB yields the protein MKGLFKGLLLALIAAVFMAGCSLDQNGNGSDEGSKDTGSKDDKVKIGLSISTLNNPFFVTLKEGAEKKAKEEGIDITTVDAQNDPAKQVSDVEDLIQKGIDVLLINPTDSAAITAAIESANNAGIPVITVDRSAEGGEVVAHIASDNAAGGKMAGEYMADALGGSGKVIELEGIPGSSAARERGKGFNEAIAAASGIEVVAKQPANFDRSQGLSVMENLLQSNKDIQAVFAHNDEMALGAVEALKAAGLENVIVVGFDATDDAVKAVEEGTMAATVAQKPEMIGQQAVETAIQVKNGDKVEEFIPVELELIKK from the coding sequence ATGAAAGGTCTTTTTAAAGGTTTATTACTTGCATTAATAGCTGCAGTATTCATGGCTGGCTGCTCACTTGACCAAAATGGCAATGGTTCTGATGAAGGCAGTAAAGACACAGGCTCAAAAGATGATAAGGTTAAAATTGGGCTTTCCATCTCAACACTGAACAACCCGTTCTTTGTTACGTTAAAAGAAGGCGCAGAAAAGAAAGCAAAAGAAGAAGGAATCGACATTACGACTGTAGATGCTCAAAATGACCCGGCAAAACAAGTAAGTGATGTAGAAGACTTGATTCAAAAAGGCATTGATGTTCTTTTGATCAACCCAACAGATTCAGCGGCGATTACAGCAGCAATCGAGTCTGCAAATAATGCAGGTATCCCGGTCATCACGGTTGACAGAAGTGCAGAAGGCGGCGAGGTAGTTGCGCATATCGCATCTGACAACGCAGCTGGCGGCAAGATGGCTGGAGAATACATGGCTGATGCGCTTGGCGGATCAGGAAAAGTGATTGAATTAGAAGGTATCCCAGGTTCATCCGCAGCACGTGAGCGCGGCAAAGGTTTCAACGAAGCAATTGCAGCAGCAAGCGGAATTGAAGTAGTGGCAAAGCAGCCAGCGAATTTTGACCGTTCACAAGGACTTTCTGTCATGGAAAACCTGCTTCAAAGCAACAAGGACATCCAGGCTGTATTCGCTCACAACGATGAAATGGCACTAGGTGCAGTAGAGGCATTGAAAGCTGCCGGTCTTGAAAATGTCATTGTTGTTGGATTCGATGCAACTGACGATGCAGTAAAAGCTGTCGAAGAAGGCACAATGGCCGCAACAGTTGCCCAAAAGCCAGAAATGATCGGACAACAGGCAGTTGAAACAGCCATCCAGGTGAAGAATGGTGATAAAGTAGAAGAATTTATCCCGGTCGAGCTTGAGTTAATCAAGAAATAA
- the rbsC gene encoding ribose ABC transporter permease (functions to transport ribose at high affinity; forms a complex with RbsA2C2B): protein MKKINVFQKLGPLIGLFLIAIILSVMSADFLTVNNIFNVLRQVSINALIAFGMTFVILTGGIDLSVGSILALSSALTAGMLAGGTDPILALLIGLMAGAAMGAINGLIITKGKVAPFIATLATMTIYRGFTLVYTEGRPITGLSDAVSFQMLGKGYFLGIPFPVITMLITYAILYFLLKKTTFGRGVYAIGGNEEASLLSGLRVDRIKIGVYSLTGLLAALAGTTLTSRLNSAQPTAGVSYELDAIAAVVLGGTSLSGGRGWIFGTLVGALIIGVLNNGLNLLNVSSFYQQVVKGGVILLAVLLDRKKAA, encoded by the coding sequence ATGAAAAAAATTAATGTTTTTCAAAAGCTTGGACCACTAATCGGACTTTTTCTAATAGCTATTATTCTATCAGTCATGAGCGCGGACTTTTTGACTGTAAATAATATTTTCAACGTCCTGCGCCAGGTTTCAATCAATGCATTAATTGCATTTGGTATGACATTTGTTATTTTGACTGGTGGAATTGACTTATCAGTTGGATCTATTCTCGCATTGTCGTCAGCTCTGACAGCAGGAATGCTGGCTGGCGGAACTGATCCAATTCTTGCTTTACTGATTGGCCTTATGGCGGGTGCGGCTATGGGTGCAATAAACGGCCTGATCATCACCAAAGGTAAGGTTGCCCCGTTCATTGCAACACTGGCAACGATGACGATTTACCGGGGTTTCACTCTTGTCTATACAGAAGGACGTCCGATTACCGGACTTTCTGATGCTGTATCTTTCCAAATGCTTGGAAAAGGGTACTTTTTGGGAATACCATTTCCGGTCATCACGATGCTGATTACTTATGCAATTCTATATTTCTTGCTTAAAAAGACGACATTTGGCCGGGGTGTGTACGCAATTGGAGGAAATGAAGAAGCTTCCCTTTTATCTGGTCTAAGAGTTGATCGTATTAAAATCGGTGTCTATTCCCTTACTGGATTGCTTGCGGCTCTTGCTGGTACGACACTAACCTCAAGGCTGAATTCAGCACAGCCAACTGCAGGTGTCTCTTATGAACTCGATGCAATCGCTGCGGTAGTTTTAGGTGGTACAAGCCTTTCTGGAGGCAGAGGATGGATTTTCGGAACACTAGTCGGCGCTTTGATCATTGGTGTATTGAATAACGGCTTGAACTTGCTGAATGTATCTTCTTTTTATCAGCAAGTTGTAAAGGGTGGAGTTATTCTGCTTGCAGTATTGTTAGACCGCAAAAAAGCGGCTTAA
- a CDS encoding sugar ABC transporter ATP-binding protein, which produces MEFIKMKGISKSFGPVQVLNKVDFELETGEIHALMGENGAGKSTLMKILTGIYQKDEGAIEVKGKQVSFKSAKEAELSGITVIHQELNIIPYLTVAENMFLGKELTHGKIGLMKTKEMKRKTKEYLERLGVQLDPDQEAGSLSVGQQQMIEIARAVATNSEVLIMDEPTAALTDREIEVLFKVIDKLREQGVGIVYISHRMEEIFRMCDRITVLRDGQSVGTKQIKETNFEEIVKMMVGRELGERFPARTGKPGEERIRIENFTAENAFSDISFSVKSGEILGVAGLMGAGRTEIMEAIFGKRPIISGTIFLNGKEVKIKRPYDAIKAGIGFITEDRKDEGLVLGLSVRENLILTNLRRFSNKGIMADKKEADYVKAMIEKLKVKTSGGEQAVKSLSGGNQQKVVIGKWLGIDPKVLILDEPTRGVDVGAKKEIYTIMNELTEKGVAIIMVSSELPEILGMSDRIMVVHEGKLTGMLNREDADQEKIMQAATGGKTHEKN; this is translated from the coding sequence ATGGAATTCATTAAAATGAAAGGGATTTCAAAATCGTTTGGCCCCGTTCAGGTACTGAATAAGGTCGATTTTGAGCTTGAAACTGGAGAAATTCATGCACTAATGGGAGAGAATGGTGCAGGAAAGTCCACGCTCATGAAAATCCTGACTGGAATTTATCAAAAAGATGAAGGTGCAATTGAAGTTAAAGGTAAACAAGTCAGCTTCAAATCGGCTAAAGAAGCTGAGTTATCTGGCATTACCGTCATCCACCAGGAGCTTAACATTATTCCCTATCTGACAGTTGCGGAGAATATGTTCCTCGGCAAGGAATTGACCCATGGGAAGATAGGGTTGATGAAAACGAAGGAAATGAAGCGTAAAACGAAGGAATATCTTGAAAGGCTTGGAGTACAGCTCGATCCGGACCAAGAAGCTGGGAGTCTATCTGTGGGCCAGCAGCAGATGATTGAAATTGCGAGGGCTGTTGCCACCAACTCTGAAGTGCTGATCATGGATGAGCCCACCGCGGCATTGACTGACCGTGAGATTGAAGTTCTTTTCAAGGTAATTGACAAGCTTAGAGAGCAGGGAGTAGGCATTGTCTATATCTCTCACAGGATGGAAGAAATATTCCGGATGTGTGACAGGATTACCGTCTTGCGTGATGGCCAGTCAGTCGGAACAAAGCAGATTAAAGAAACAAATTTTGAAGAAATCGTCAAAATGATGGTTGGCCGGGAACTTGGCGAACGCTTTCCTGCAAGAACCGGCAAACCTGGTGAAGAGAGAATCCGAATCGAGAATTTTACGGCAGAGAACGCTTTTAGTGATATCTCCTTTTCTGTAAAAAGTGGCGAAATCCTGGGAGTAGCGGGGCTTATGGGTGCCGGCAGGACGGAAATCATGGAAGCGATTTTCGGAAAAAGACCGATTATATCCGGAACAATTTTTCTGAATGGGAAGGAAGTCAAAATCAAACGCCCATATGATGCCATAAAGGCAGGCATCGGTTTCATAACAGAAGACCGGAAAGATGAAGGTCTGGTCCTCGGTCTGAGTGTTCGTGAGAATCTGATTTTGACCAATTTACGGAGGTTTTCCAACAAAGGCATTATGGCTGATAAAAAAGAAGCCGATTATGTCAAAGCAATGATTGAGAAGCTCAAGGTCAAGACATCTGGCGGAGAGCAGGCTGTCAAATCACTGAGCGGGGGAAACCAGCAGAAGGTCGTTATTGGCAAATGGCTGGGTATCGACCCCAAGGTCCTGATCTTGGATGAACCGACCCGCGGAGTGGATGTGGGAGCCAAAAAAGAAATTTACACAATCATGAATGAACTTACAGAAAAAGGCGTTGCCATCATCATGGTATCTTCTGAACTGCCTGAAATCCTCGGAATGAGTGACAGGATCATGGTTGTCCATGAAGGGAAATTGACAGGGATGCTCAACAGGGAAGACGCTGACCAGGAAAAAATCATGCAGGCCGCCACGGGAGGGAAAACTCATGAAAAAAATTAA
- the rbsD gene encoding D-ribose pyranase, whose amino-acid sequence MKKQGILNSHIAEVLANLGHTDTIVIADCGLPIPDGVKRIDLSLKIGTPGFIETLEAILEDMEVEQATIADEIQENNPEILSFIQEKFNKGQIQSVTHEDFKKNTAQAKAVIRTGEATPYANIILHAGVIF is encoded by the coding sequence ATGAAAAAGCAAGGAATCTTGAACAGTCATATAGCTGAGGTTCTCGCTAATTTGGGACATACAGATACCATTGTGATTGCGGATTGCGGACTGCCTATTCCTGACGGAGTGAAGAGAATTGACCTATCCCTTAAAATCGGGACGCCCGGGTTTATCGAAACGCTTGAAGCCATTCTTGAAGACATGGAGGTTGAACAAGCCACCATTGCCGATGAAATTCAGGAGAACAACCCTGAAATACTGTCTTTCATTCAAGAGAAGTTTAATAAAGGCCAGATTCAGTCGGTAACTCATGAAGACTTCAAGAAGAATACGGCACAAGCCAAAGCAGTGATCCGAACGGGAGAAGCAACACCATATGCAAACATCATTTTGCATGCAGGGGTGATATTCTAA